AATATAAAGAAGATTTTAGCATATTCTACAATGAGTCAAATTGGATATATGTTTTTAGGTTTAGGTATGAAATTATGGGGAGCTGTTATTTCTTATTTAGTTATACATTCTTTTTTTAAAGCATTATTGTTTTTATCAGCTGGAGTATTAATTTCTTCCTGCAATAACGAAAGTAATATTTTTAAAATTAGTGTTTCAAAAAGAACATTTCCATTTTTGTATTCATGTTTTTTGATAGGAGTATTATCATTAATAGCATGTCCTTTTTTAACATCTAGTTTTTATACTAAAAGTTTAATTATTTCTGGCATTTTCAATAAAAATTATTATATATTTTTCTTTCTTGCTGTTTTTGGTTCTTTTTTAACAGCAATATATTCTTCTAGAATGTTATTTTTAATATTTTTTAAAAGTAAAAAATTAAAAATTAAATCTTTCAATAATGTATATTATTTCTTGCCATTATTAATTTTGTCTATATTATCATCATTTATAGGAATTTTATCTTTTCATCCACTTTTACAAAGATTATCTTTTTCAGAATTTTTAGATTTAAAAAAAATATTTGTTGAATTATGCGTGTTTTCGGCATCTTTATGTGGTGTGATTTTTTCATATTATTTATATGTTTTAAATTTTGATGTCATGAAGAAACAATATAAAAAAATGAAGAAATCTCGTATATTAAAATTTTTTGATAAAAATTTTGGATTAGATTATTTATATGAATTTTGTTTTATTAAAACATTTTTGTTCTTAAAAAGAATTTTCTTTGTGGATAATATAAAAAAAATTTTAGACAATTGTTATTGTTTATTAAAATTATTAAATAATAATTTAATTATTTTTGAAAATAAAAGTTTAAGTTTTTATATTTTAGCTATTTTTACAGGAACATTAATTATTTTGTGTTATTTTTTACTTTTTCTACAGTTAATTTAGGTTTGTAAATTTATTTATCAAATGATGTATAAAAATTTTTTTTTTAAAGTTATTTTAGAATAGGATTTTTTATGATACTTTTTTTATTAATTTTTATTCCTTTAATAGGTGCTTTTTTTGCCTGGAAATCAGAAAAAATTGGATTAAAAGTACCTAGATTTATTGCTTTATTTGTTTTACTCATAAATTTTTTTTTATTAATTAAATTATTTTATGATAAATTTTTATATTTTTCTGGAAATGCTCGATTTCCTTTTTTCGATGAAATTTCTATACCGTGGATAAAATTTTTTGGTATTAATTTTCATTTAGGGATAGATATTTTGTCATTTTTAATGATATTTTTAACAATTTTTTTATCTTTAGTTTCGATTTTATTAAGTTGGAATGAAAATGTTAAAAATATAGGTTGTTTTTATTTTTTGATATTGTTAATTGTTTCCAATATTATGGGAATTTTTTTATCTTTAGATTTATTTTTATTTTTTACATTTTTGGAAATAGTTTGTATACCTATTTATTTTTTAATGATATATTGGGGAAGAAAACATGAGGATTATAAAAATTGTTCTAGAATTGCAAATGAATATTTAATATATTCTCAATTATCTGGTTGTATTTTGTTTATTTCTATTTTAGGAATAGCAATTCATAATTATCATTTAAATTATACTTGGAGTTTTGATTTTCGTATATTACATTATCCTGTAAAAAATTTATTTTTAAGAAATTTATTAATTTGTGGATTTTTAGTTTCTTTTTTTATAAAAATGCCTATATTTCCTTTTCATAGTTGGTTTCCAAATTTTCATAAGAATACTCCT
Above is a window of Buchnera aphidicola (Sipha maydis) DNA encoding:
- a CDS encoding NADH-quinone oxidoreductase subunit L — translated: MNLLLLMILLPLISFLCICFSNRKFPNFVYNFLGVFPIFICFILINYFYIHYFHDENQKFHQFFWTWMELNNIPINFSLYIDKLSIIMLEVITGVGFLIQFFSIWYMRKKNDIGRFFSYTNLFFSSMILLVLSDNLLVTYFSWELVGFCSYALIGFYYTISSNIKSSMKAFIVTRIGDLFILLAIFLLFVLFHTLNFSHLLKLSYHKNIYHDCIYLKLSMIFILLGALSKSAQFPLQVWLLKAMVGPTPVSALIHSATMITAGVYLILRISFLFEIFEEILFIVSILGVLTILIASISAIYENNIKKILAYSTMSQIGYMFLGLGMKLWGAVISYLVIHSFFKALLFLSAGVLISSCNNESNIFKISVSKRTFPFLYSCFLIGVLSLIACPFLTSSFYTKSLIISGIFNKNYYIFFFLAVFGSFLTAIYSSRMLFLIFFKSKKLKIKSFNNVYYFLPLLILSILSSFIGILSFHPLLQRLSFSEFLDLKKIFVELCVFSASLCGVIFSYYLYVLNFDVMKKQYKKMKKSRILKFFDKNFGLDYLYEFCFIKTFLFLKRIFFVDNIKKILDNCYCLLKLLNNNLIIFENKSLSFYILAIFTGTLIILCYFLLFLQLI